In Leptospira fletcheri, the genomic window CGTGCATTCCTTCGGGTTGATCGTGGAAGCGGACGGACTGACCGCTCTCGTGCCCGCGTCCGAAGCAACATTCAAGAAGAACGCGGATCTTTCGACGGAATTTCATCCAGGCCAGATCCTTCGCGGGAAAGTTTTGAAACTGGATTGGGAAGAAAACAAACATAGTTTTACGGTTAAGGATTTCTTAAAGGACCCTTGGGCTCAGAACGTTCCGTTCAAGGAAGGCGACGTCGTTTCCGGAATTGTGGAGAGCATCAAGCCTTTCGGTTTATTCGTGAAATTGAACGAACATTTTTCCGGTCTAGTCCCGAATCGGGAGAGCGGCGTTCCGAATAGAGTTCCCCTTTCCCAGGTGTTTAAGCCGGGAGACAAGGTGGATGTTTTCGTGATGGAAGTGAATTTGAGCAAACGACAAATCTCGCTTTCTCTTACTAAAGCGAAGGAAGTGCAAGATCGCCTGGATTATGGAGGATATCTTTCCGAAGAGACTTCTTCTACGGGTTCTTTCGGAGCGATCTTGGCTAAGTCCTTGGCCAAAGGGAAAAAGAAGGGATAAAATATGCCTCTCCGGATCGCCTTGTTCCGGCCGGAGATTCCGCCTAACACCGGTAACATTGCAAGATTGTGCATAGCGCTCGGGGCGGAGTTGCATATCGTCGGGGAGCCCGCATTCGAATTGACGGAAAAAGCGGCTAGGAGAGCGGGCCTGGATTATTGGGATAAGGTACGTTTATTCCGTCATGAGAATTGGGAGAACTTCCTCGTTTCTTTGCCGCCGGATTCCGGTCTCTATCTGATTTCCACCAAGGGTTCCGTTTCCTATACGTCCGCCAAATTCTCGGAAAACGATTCCCTTCTTTTCGGAAACGAAACCTCCGGGTTGCCCCCGGAACTCATGCGGTCCGTA contains:
- a CDS encoding tRNA (cytidine(34)-2'-O)-methyltransferase; the encoded protein is MPLRIALFRPEIPPNTGNIARLCIALGAELHIVGEPAFELTEKAARRAGLDYWDKVRLFRHENWENFLVSLPPDSGLYLISTKGSVSYTSAKFSENDSLLFGNETSGLPPELMRSVESSSVLRIPMEEECRCLNLSNAVAVVAYEALRQIRNW